A stretch of the Mycobacteroides immunogenum genome encodes the following:
- a CDS encoding class I SAM-dependent methyltransferase → MSESGEWLDANRANWDERAQIHAARDGSGYEVQTFVEDRALLSEVVRFDLPLLGDIAGKNVVHLQCHIGTDTISLARLGATVTGLDFSEGAVREARALAAEAGDTVTFIQADVHDAVKVLPRNSFDLVYTGIGALCWLPRVAAWAQVVSGLLVPGGSLFIREGHPILWSADESLTDEPRLRYSYFEHDEPLEWDDGQTYVPTDKIIQSSKTYEWNHSLGEIVTALITSGLRIDLLAEHDSVPWEALPGQMTLRPDGEWALTERSGVMPLTYTIKATKPAS, encoded by the coding sequence ATGAGCGAGAGCGGCGAATGGCTGGACGCGAATCGTGCCAACTGGGACGAGCGCGCCCAGATTCATGCGGCCCGCGATGGGTCCGGATACGAGGTCCAGACGTTCGTCGAGGATCGAGCGTTGCTGTCCGAGGTCGTCCGTTTCGACTTGCCGCTGCTGGGTGATATCGCGGGCAAGAACGTGGTGCATTTGCAGTGTCACATTGGTACGGACACCATCTCGCTGGCCCGTCTGGGTGCCACCGTGACGGGGCTTGACTTTTCGGAAGGTGCCGTACGTGAGGCGCGGGCGTTGGCCGCAGAGGCTGGAGATACCGTGACGTTCATCCAGGCGGATGTCCATGATGCGGTAAAGGTGTTACCGCGCAATAGTTTCGATTTGGTGTACACCGGAATCGGGGCGTTGTGCTGGTTGCCGCGTGTTGCTGCCTGGGCCCAGGTGGTGTCGGGGCTGCTCGTTCCGGGCGGGTCGCTGTTCATACGTGAAGGCCACCCCATCTTGTGGTCGGCGGACGAGTCTCTGACCGATGAGCCGCGCCTGCGCTACTCGTACTTTGAGCACGACGAACCGCTCGAATGGGATGACGGCCAGACGTATGTGCCGACGGACAAGATCATCCAATCGTCCAAGACCTACGAGTGGAACCATTCGCTGGGCGAGATCGTGACGGCACTGATCACCAGTGGGCTTCGTATCGACCTTCTTGCCGAGCATGACAGCGTGCCGTGGGAGGCACTGCCCGGTCAGATGACGTTGCGGCCCGACGGTGAATGGGCACTGACCGAAAGGTCGGGTGTGATGCCGTTGACGTACACGATCAAAGCGACTAAACCCGCTTCATAA
- a CDS encoding MarR family winged helix-turn-helix transcriptional regulator, whose protein sequence is MLTDAVDEIASSCLAVRVRLLGRAVTGVYDRALEGRGVSIAQVNLMAALGKAGPCSPARIGEVLQLERSTVSRNLGLLIRHGWVEAVSSDAKGVREVALTPSGSEKVQSVMPEWRRAQEEAALLLGAGGVKAVRALAANIGLLPGD, encoded by the coding sequence ATGCTTACCGACGCCGTCGACGAGATCGCCAGTAGTTGCCTCGCGGTTCGGGTTCGGCTGCTGGGTAGGGCTGTTACCGGCGTTTATGACCGTGCGCTTGAAGGTCGAGGGGTGAGCATTGCCCAGGTCAACCTCATGGCGGCGCTGGGCAAGGCTGGCCCCTGCTCGCCGGCGCGCATCGGCGAGGTGTTGCAGTTGGAACGCTCGACCGTGAGTCGCAACCTGGGTCTGTTGATCAGGCATGGCTGGGTGGAGGCGGTCTCCTCCGATGCCAAGGGGGTGCGCGAGGTCGCACTGACCCCATCGGGCAGTGAAAAGGTCCAGAGCGTGATGCCTGAATGGCGGCGGGCGCAGGAAGAGGCCGCTCTACTCCTCGGGGCCGGTGGGGTCAAAGCCGTTCGTGCGCTGGCGGCCAATATTGGTCTGTTGCCTGGTGATTAG
- a CDS encoding carbon-nitrogen hydrolase family protein encodes MVLAAAIQLEAVIGDVAANLEMCSQLAEEAGRAGAKIIALPEFFTSGIAFDPSLKDAALSPDGAATSLLCTLAQRYDALVGGSFLCRDKDGHVRNAYFAADSTGLVGRHDKDLPTMWENSFYIGGRDDGVLRAGTLDIGAAVCWELMRARTAQRMRTRVDLVLTGSGWWSIPPWPPHAIFGAMERRNHQTARAAAATFAKYVGAPVVHAAHVGEFRCAMPWIPLEYRGRFEGSTLITDSAGHVIAERRPEEGPGVILGDIDLGRQSPMTEIPDRFWLHPRGILPTAAWHYQRWHGRRWYRRNMVTA; translated from the coding sequence ATGGTGCTGGCAGCTGCGATCCAACTCGAGGCGGTCATCGGCGACGTGGCCGCGAATCTGGAAATGTGCTCTCAACTGGCCGAGGAGGCCGGCCGGGCCGGCGCGAAAATCATCGCGCTCCCTGAGTTCTTCACCAGCGGAATCGCGTTCGACCCATCACTCAAGGACGCCGCACTTTCCCCCGACGGAGCGGCCACTTCCCTGCTGTGCACGCTCGCCCAGCGATACGACGCGCTGGTCGGTGGCTCATTCCTCTGCCGCGACAAGGACGGACACGTCCGCAACGCCTATTTCGCCGCCGACTCGACCGGGTTGGTCGGGCGACACGACAAGGACCTACCGACCATGTGGGAGAACTCTTTCTACATCGGCGGCCGCGACGACGGCGTACTTCGTGCCGGCACGCTCGACATCGGCGCGGCGGTATGTTGGGAGCTGATGCGAGCCCGCACGGCCCAACGCATGCGTACTCGCGTCGATCTGGTGCTGACCGGCTCTGGTTGGTGGTCGATACCTCCCTGGCCACCACACGCGATCTTCGGAGCCATGGAACGCCGCAACCACCAAACGGCCCGAGCGGCAGCGGCTACCTTCGCGAAATACGTTGGCGCCCCGGTTGTTCACGCCGCGCATGTCGGCGAGTTCCGGTGTGCCATGCCCTGGATTCCGCTGGAGTACCGAGGCCGGTTCGAAGGGTCCACCCTCATCACCGATAGCGCCGGCCACGTCATCGCCGAGCGCCGTCCCGAAGAAGGACCCGGCGTCATTCTCGGCGATATCGACCTCGGACGCCAATCACCCATGACCGAGATTCCCGACAGATTCTGGCTGCATCCGCGCGGCATATTGCCCACCGCGGCATGGCATTACCAACGGTGGCACGGCCGTCGCTGGTACCGCAGAAACATGGTGACCGCATGA
- a CDS encoding NmrA family NAD(P)-binding protein gives MSSHSTSRIFMIGATGAQGIPVTRALVADKKYSVRFLTRDATSARARALLELGNTSALEGTFADESVLRQGFRGCDGAFINIDGFNTGEKTEMYWAIRAYEIAIEEGVKFFVYGNLDYGLKKSGYDSRYRVGHYDGKGRIAEWILLQNQSNAERMGAAIFTSGPYIEMAISPLTPMAPTVEDGVVTWRVPLGDGAVPHVSLEDCGYYVRWLFDNTGRSTGMNLEVAIDHIPYSELARAFEKVTGHPAQYIDTDLDTYWQGPLGGMADRPAGYNADPGDPSTMTFRDNFTGFWNLWKDGIVTRDYALLDEIHPNRIRTAEQWFRREEQLGREQGKGGLWERVQPESWSLDAAILKSSQDLRTGKL, from the coding sequence ATGTCATCGCATTCCACTTCAAGAATCTTCATGATCGGGGCGACGGGCGCTCAGGGCATTCCTGTCACGCGAGCCCTGGTGGCCGACAAGAAGTACTCCGTCCGATTCCTCACCCGCGATGCCACGAGTGCACGTGCGAGAGCACTGCTCGAGTTGGGAAACACCTCGGCCCTTGAAGGCACGTTTGCAGATGAAAGCGTTCTGCGACAGGGGTTCCGTGGGTGCGACGGTGCATTCATCAATATCGACGGGTTCAACACCGGTGAGAAGACCGAGATGTACTGGGCGATCCGCGCGTATGAGATCGCAATCGAGGAAGGGGTCAAGTTCTTCGTATACGGAAACCTCGATTACGGTCTCAAGAAGTCGGGGTATGACTCCAGGTACCGCGTTGGCCACTATGACGGTAAGGGGCGCATCGCCGAATGGATTCTGCTGCAAAATCAGTCAAATGCCGAACGGATGGGTGCGGCAATTTTCACCTCGGGTCCATATATCGAAATGGCGATCTCGCCACTGACTCCCATGGCACCCACGGTGGAGGACGGCGTCGTCACCTGGCGGGTTCCGCTTGGTGATGGAGCGGTACCGCATGTTTCCCTTGAGGATTGCGGCTATTACGTCCGGTGGCTCTTCGACAACACCGGCCGCTCCACTGGCATGAATCTGGAAGTGGCTATCGACCACATCCCATACAGCGAGCTTGCTCGGGCGTTCGAGAAGGTGACGGGACATCCTGCGCAGTACATCGATACGGACCTGGACACGTACTGGCAGGGCCCACTTGGCGGCATGGCTGACAGGCCGGCCGGATACAACGCGGACCCGGGCGACCCAAGCACCATGACATTCCGAGACAACTTCACCGGGTTTTGGAATCTGTGGAAAGACGGAATCGTGACACGTGATTACGCGCTGCTCGATGAGATCCACCCGAACCGAATCCGCACCGCGGAGCAGTGGTTCCGGCGCGAGGAGCAACTGGGCAGGGAGCAGGGGAAAGGCGGCCTGTGGGAACGGGTCCAGCCGGAAAGCTGGAGTCTGGACGCCGCGATTTTGAAGAGTAGTCAAGACCTGCGGACCGGCAAGTTGTGA